In a genomic window of Dyadobacter fermentans DSM 18053:
- the xylA gene encoding xylose isomerase: MSILLGEQEYFKGIGKISFEGPETDNPLAYRWYDENRVIAGKTMKDHLRFAVAYWHTFCGAGLDPFGGPTLFYPWDKKADAVDRAKDKADAAFEFITKLGLPYYCFHDVDVVDYDDDVRTNEKRLQALTAYLGEKQKASGVKLLWGTANLFGHHRYMNGASTNPDFDVVAHAGAQIKMALDATIALGGENYVFWGGREGYMSLLNTDMKREQEHFAQMLKISVAYARANGFKGKFFIEPKPCEPTKHQYDYDAATVIGFLRQHDLLADFSLNLEVNHATLAGHTFEHELQVAADAGILGSIDANRGDYQNGWDTDQFPNDIAEWTRALLVILNAGGLQGGGINFDAKRRRNSTDVDDVFHAHIGGIDTVARALVIADKIIQNGAYDEIRKNRYASFDGGKGADFEKGALKLEDLFELAATKGEPATTSGKQEYLENLINRFL; the protein is encoded by the coding sequence ATGAGCATTCTACTCGGAGAACAGGAGTATTTTAAGGGTATCGGAAAGATCTCTTTCGAAGGCCCCGAAACCGACAACCCACTGGCTTACCGCTGGTACGATGAAAACCGCGTTATAGCCGGTAAAACGATGAAAGATCACCTGCGCTTCGCAGTGGCCTACTGGCATACATTCTGTGGCGCAGGTCTGGACCCATTCGGCGGACCGACGCTTTTCTACCCTTGGGACAAGAAGGCCGACGCCGTTGACCGCGCCAAAGACAAGGCCGACGCCGCATTCGAATTCATCACGAAGCTGGGCCTGCCCTACTACTGTTTCCACGATGTGGACGTAGTTGACTACGACGACGACGTACGCACCAACGAAAAACGCCTGCAAGCATTGACTGCCTATTTGGGTGAAAAACAAAAGGCATCGGGCGTGAAACTCCTTTGGGGAACTGCCAACCTGTTCGGTCACCACCGCTACATGAACGGTGCTTCCACCAACCCTGATTTCGACGTGGTAGCACATGCAGGTGCACAAATCAAAATGGCTCTGGACGCTACCATCGCGTTGGGCGGTGAAAACTATGTGTTCTGGGGTGGCCGCGAAGGTTATATGAGCCTTCTGAACACCGATATGAAGCGTGAGCAGGAGCACTTTGCCCAAATGCTGAAAATCTCCGTGGCTTATGCCCGTGCGAATGGCTTCAAAGGTAAATTCTTCATTGAACCGAAGCCTTGCGAGCCTACCAAGCACCAATACGACTACGATGCGGCAACGGTAATCGGTTTCCTTCGTCAGCACGACCTGCTGGCCGATTTCAGCCTGAACCTCGAAGTAAACCACGCCACATTGGCCGGCCACACTTTCGAGCACGAACTACAAGTTGCTGCCGACGCAGGCATCCTGGGCTCGATCGACGCCAACCGCGGTGACTACCAGAACGGCTGGGATACCGATCAGTTCCCGAACGACATCGCCGAATGGACCCGCGCATTGCTCGTGATCCTGAATGCAGGCGGATTGCAGGGAGGCGGTATCAACTTCGACGCGAAACGCCGCCGCAACTCGACCGACGTAGACGATGTATTCCATGCGCACATCGGTGGTATCGACACCGTGGCACGTGCGCTGGTAATCGCCGACAAGATCATCCAGAACGGCGCTTACGACGAAATCCGCAAAAACCGCTACGCAAGCTTCGACGGCGGCAAAGGTGCAGATTTCGAAAAAGGTGCATTGAAACTGGAAGACCTGTTTGAACTGGCTGCTACAAAAGGCGAGCCTGCAACGACTTCCGGCAAGCAGGAGTACCTCGAAAACCTGATCAACCGTTTCCTTTGA
- a CDS encoding right-handed parallel beta-helix repeat-containing protein: MNNSRMKQLFMLSALAAFLITGCSDDKSEPTPVNPQPTEESVSGEVSGTWTKGNTYKVTGHIQIPDGKSLTIEEGVTVLFSDSIIKPEVVVKGNLYSLGTAAAPVKFTVPDAWKTPANEFGNLWGGLIAGPNSAEFVLSNTILEYGGAVTTEESPSVKAELYKAEAGEHVPVIYYSNINGKLVVINSIIRNFNEDGFYIEGGKVLIANNTFNTTGVSGGDAINIKSGVQADVAFNLIYSPNTNALKLSNSGERSPQAYVVGYNNTIINAGWRRPTTKGGSIWLEKGVRADLYNNLLANDRFGIKTENVDKSVDDRSVIANTLYYGATEEGVKQFQPSAEILKGANDLISAKVGDNDPKFVNYPLTTDSKNATFNTAWDFHVQAGSPALGKGKTGFSRLYADGLVVNGVTYKSPAPADYIGAFGAK; the protein is encoded by the coding sequence ATGAACAATTCCAGAATGAAACAGCTATTTATGCTCTCAGCGCTTGCCGCATTCCTGATCACCGGTTGCAGCGACGACAAATCAGAACCCACGCCGGTAAACCCACAGCCCACCGAAGAATCGGTATCCGGCGAAGTGTCCGGAACCTGGACCAAAGGCAATACCTACAAAGTAACCGGCCACATCCAGATCCCCGACGGCAAATCACTCACGATCGAGGAAGGCGTGACAGTGCTTTTCAGCGACTCGATCATTAAGCCGGAAGTGGTTGTAAAAGGCAACTTGTACAGCCTTGGCACAGCCGCGGCGCCTGTGAAATTCACTGTGCCCGATGCCTGGAAAACGCCGGCCAACGAGTTTGGTAACCTCTGGGGCGGTCTGATCGCCGGTCCGAACTCGGCTGAATTCGTGTTGAGCAACACCATACTCGAATATGGCGGCGCCGTTACCACGGAAGAATCGCCGTCGGTGAAAGCGGAATTGTACAAAGCCGAAGCGGGCGAGCACGTGCCGGTTATCTACTATTCCAACATCAACGGAAAGCTGGTAGTTATAAACAGCATTATCCGCAATTTCAATGAAGACGGCTTCTACATCGAAGGCGGCAAGGTGCTCATCGCCAATAACACGTTCAACACTACGGGCGTATCGGGCGGCGATGCGATCAATATCAAATCGGGCGTGCAGGCGGATGTGGCATTCAACCTCATTTACAGCCCCAATACCAATGCATTGAAACTCTCGAACTCCGGCGAGCGCTCGCCGCAGGCATATGTGGTGGGTTATAACAACACGATCATCAACGCCGGTTGGAGAAGGCCCACTACCAAAGGCGGTTCCATCTGGCTTGAAAAAGGCGTCCGCGCGGACCTTTACAACAACCTGCTCGCCAACGACCGCTTCGGTATCAAGACGGAGAATGTGGACAAGTCTGTGGATGACCGTTCGGTAATTGCCAATACATTATACTACGGCGCTACCGAGGAAGGCGTGAAGCAGTTCCAGCCGTCGGCCGAAATCCTGAAAGGCGCAAACGACCTTATTTCCGCCAAAGTGGGCGACAACGACCCGAAATTCGTGAACTACCCATTAACGACCGACAGCAAAAACGCCACCTTCAACACCGCCTGGGATTTCCACGTGCAGGCAGGCTCGCCCGCGCTGGGCAAGGGCAAAACGGGCTTCTCACGCTTGTATGCGGACGGCCTCGTGGTAAACGGCGTCACCTACAAATCCCCAGCACCGGCCGATTACATCGGGGCGTTTGGTGCGAAGTAA
- a CDS encoding TonB-dependent receptor, translating into MIRTLLHILLLVSSTTMLQAGTLKGKLLEAATGEPALGVVISIEGTSLHDISGLDGSFSIPNLQKGSYRLTIRHISYAPVQREFAVNGNEVIQMDLSLEAADVKLAEVAVTGKRDGASDNTARLMERNASQVMNIVSGKTIQISPDLTVANVIQRISGISIERNSNGDGQHAILRGMDKRYNYTLVNGVKIPSPDNKYRYVPLDIFPSDLLDRLEVYKALTPAMEGDAIGGAVNMVMKDAPDKFTFSANVSTGYNELFVDRKFMGYDFKNIQSKSPYERNGNLYNATAADFSTATVDYKLKTPAPNLLGSIAVGNRFLNDKLGILLAGSYQNTHRGSNSLFFDSETVDTLRGEALTKMSERRYSEQQIRYGLHSKIDFRVNDKHKIQLYNAFMNLTNVQVRDVKSTQLTIGGYDPVAGNATLGFSTRSRLTRQQIFNSTLQGKHQLLNALALQWSAVYSKATNEVPDNVTVPLIGFRENFRERKTTVGDASRRWEHNSDRDLSAYLNLTYNTTIGSTQLEWTAGGLFRDKSRSNFYNNYQLRPADPFAEFGKDFTDYTQIRWTIQNPRGSVASALNYNATEQIKAGFIQFKAETKNLEILGGVRAEATHQGYSMLFPIGEDRPNGNQQYTDILPSLHFKYKPEGNVNLRASYFRSINRPGFFEIVPYRIVLEEYQERGNPDLKRAVADNIDLRYELFPRASEQFMVGVFYKMIKDPIEYTLRRDAVRGQDIYYSPGNFGNAKNYGLEIDYIKYVKQFGIKANYTYTHSRIATTKSRRIRNESGDLETINVEQTRPLYGQSAHVANLSVLYKNQQNGIDAQLAGGYTGDRINTVSQFIDNDLCQKRFIQMDASLEKTFRNGLGVFVKANNLLNTPMEVYINNVNASNARIPNQDLPGKTLIRRDRYQRSYLLGVRYKF; encoded by the coding sequence ATGATCCGTACATTACTCCATATCCTGCTGCTCGTTTCGAGCACCACCATGCTCCAAGCCGGCACCCTCAAAGGCAAGCTGCTCGAAGCCGCCACCGGCGAACCCGCGCTGGGCGTGGTGATCTCGATCGAAGGTACGAGCCTCCACGATATTTCCGGCCTCGATGGCTCGTTCTCCATCCCGAACCTGCAAAAGGGCTCCTACCGGCTCACGATCCGGCATATTTCCTATGCACCCGTCCAACGGGAATTTGCGGTGAATGGCAACGAGGTAATCCAAATGGACCTTTCCCTCGAAGCTGCCGACGTGAAGCTCGCCGAAGTGGCCGTGACCGGCAAGCGCGACGGCGCGAGCGACAATACGGCGCGGCTCATGGAGCGCAATGCCAGCCAGGTCATGAATATCGTCTCCGGCAAAACTATCCAGATTTCACCCGACCTGACCGTCGCCAATGTGATCCAGCGCATTTCGGGCATTTCCATTGAACGCAACAGCAATGGCGACGGTCAGCATGCGATCCTGCGCGGGATGGACAAACGATATAACTACACGCTCGTAAACGGCGTCAAAATCCCGAGCCCCGATAACAAGTACCGCTACGTGCCGCTGGATATCTTCCCCTCCGACCTGCTCGACCGCCTCGAAGTGTACAAGGCCCTCACGCCCGCCATGGAAGGCGACGCGATCGGCGGGGCGGTGAATATGGTGATGAAAGACGCACCCGACAAATTTACGTTCTCGGCAAACGTGTCTACCGGCTACAACGAGCTGTTTGTGGACCGTAAGTTCATGGGTTATGATTTTAAAAACATTCAATCCAAATCACCCTACGAGCGGAACGGCAACCTCTACAATGCTACCGCGGCCGACTTTTCTACCGCCACCGTGGATTACAAGCTCAAAACACCGGCCCCCAACCTGCTCGGCAGCATTGCGGTAGGGAACCGTTTTCTGAACGACAAACTCGGCATTCTCCTCGCGGGAAGTTACCAAAACACCCACCGCGGCAGCAACAGCCTTTTCTTCGACTCCGAAACCGTGGACACCCTGCGCGGCGAAGCGCTCACCAAAATGAGCGAACGCCGGTATTCCGAACAGCAGATCCGCTATGGACTGCATTCCAAAATCGATTTTCGGGTGAATGACAAGCATAAAATCCAGCTTTACAATGCATTTATGAACCTGACGAATGTGCAGGTCCGGGATGTAAAATCGACCCAGCTTACCATTGGCGGCTACGATCCGGTAGCGGGCAATGCGACCCTCGGCTTCTCTACCCGCTCGCGGCTGACCAGGCAGCAGATCTTCAACAGCACATTGCAGGGCAAGCACCAGCTGCTCAACGCGCTCGCATTGCAATGGTCGGCGGTGTATTCCAAAGCCACCAACGAGGTTCCCGACAATGTAACCGTGCCGCTCATTGGCTTCCGGGAGAATTTCCGGGAAAGGAAGACAACCGTAGGCGACGCATCCAGGCGCTGGGAGCACAACTCCGACCGGGACCTTTCGGCCTATCTCAATTTGACCTACAACACCACCATCGGCTCCACGCAGCTCGAATGGACGGCCGGCGGCTTGTTCCGCGACAAGTCCCGCTCCAATTTTTACAACAACTACCAGCTCCGCCCGGCCGACCCATTTGCCGAATTCGGAAAGGATTTCACGGACTACACGCAGATCCGCTGGACAATCCAAAACCCACGCGGCTCGGTAGCGAGTGCATTGAACTACAACGCTACCGAACAGATCAAAGCGGGTTTCATTCAATTCAAAGCAGAAACGAAAAATCTCGAAATCCTCGGCGGCGTGCGTGCCGAGGCGACCCACCAGGGCTATTCAATGCTTTTCCCGATCGGTGAAGACCGGCCGAATGGTAACCAGCAATACACGGACATCCTGCCGAGCCTGCATTTCAAATACAAGCCGGAAGGCAATGTAAACCTCCGCGCCTCCTACTTCCGGTCGATCAACCGCCCCGGCTTCTTCGAAATCGTACCCTATCGCATTGTGCTGGAAGAATACCAGGAACGCGGAAACCCGGATCTGAAACGCGCCGTTGCCGACAATATCGACCTGCGTTACGAGCTGTTCCCGCGCGCTTCGGAGCAATTTATGGTGGGTGTTTTTTACAAAATGATTAAAGACCCGATCGAATACACCCTCCGGCGCGACGCCGTTCGCGGGCAGGACATTTACTACTCGCCGGGCAATTTCGGGAATGCGAAAAACTATGGTCTGGAAATCGATTACATCAAATACGTGAAGCAATTCGGGATCAAGGCCAACTACACTTACACGCATTCGCGCATTGCCACCACGAAATCCAGGCGCATCCGCAACGAAAGCGGCGACCTCGAAACGATTAATGTCGAGCAAACGCGGCCGCTTTACGGACAATCGGCGCATGTAGCCAACCTCTCGGTACTATATAAAAACCAGCAGAATGGCATCGATGCCCAGCTGGCCGGTGGATACACGGGCGACCGTATCAACACGGTTTCGCAGTTTATCGACAACGACCTCTGTCAAAAACGATTTATCCAAATGGATGCCTCCCTCGAAAAGACATTCCGTAATGGCCTGGGCGTGTTCGTGAAAGCCAATAACCTGCTCAACACCCCGATGGAAGTGTATATCAACAATGTGAATGCCTCCAATGCCCGCATTCCGAACCAGGACCTGCCGGGCAAGACACTCATCCGCCGCGACCGCTACCAGCGCTCCTATCTGCTTGGTGTGCGATACAAATTTTAA
- a CDS encoding phytase — protein sequence MKAFILPAIGLAASLVACQSNTGTPIQSAKADTVNAVVQPVFITDTVAHDTDDPAIWINPADPAQSLIIGTDKDQDGGLYVFDLQGKVQRDKTVTGLKRPDNVDVEYGLMLGGRPTDIAVTTERFTHKLRIYSLPDMQPVDNGGIEVFVGEKGENMRDLMGIALYKSKAGKIYAVVGRKAGPTDGTYLWQYLLEDDGKGRVKASLVRKFGKYSGLKEIEAIVVDDQLGYVYYSDEGQGVRKYYADPEKGNEELALFATTGFTEDHEGISIYQLTDSTGYILVSDQGANSFHIFPREGTDGQPHTHPLLRKVTVSANHSDGSDVVSVPLNAQFKNGLFVAMSDDKTFHLYRWEDIMVVK from the coding sequence GTGAAAGCATTCATTCTCCCGGCCATTGGCCTGGCCGCATCGCTCGTGGCCTGCCAATCCAATACCGGCACGCCGATCCAGTCCGCAAAGGCCGACACCGTTAATGCGGTCGTTCAGCCGGTGTTCATCACCGATACCGTCGCCCACGACACCGACGATCCCGCGATCTGGATCAACCCTGCCGACCCCGCCCAAAGCCTGATCATCGGCACCGATAAGGATCAGGACGGCGGCTTGTACGTGTTCGATCTGCAAGGCAAGGTGCAGCGCGACAAAACCGTAACCGGCCTGAAACGCCCCGATAATGTGGACGTAGAATATGGCCTGATGCTGGGCGGCAGACCGACCGACATTGCCGTTACCACCGAGCGGTTCACGCATAAGCTCCGCATTTACAGCCTGCCGGACATGCAGCCGGTCGACAATGGCGGTATCGAAGTTTTTGTAGGAGAAAAGGGCGAAAACATGCGCGATCTGATGGGTATAGCCCTTTACAAAAGCAAGGCCGGCAAAATATATGCCGTGGTGGGACGCAAAGCTGGCCCTACCGACGGCACCTACCTCTGGCAATACCTGCTGGAAGACGATGGCAAAGGCCGCGTGAAGGCTTCGCTGGTGCGTAAGTTCGGAAAATACAGTGGTTTGAAAGAAATAGAGGCCATAGTGGTGGACGACCAGCTAGGCTACGTTTACTATTCCGACGAAGGCCAGGGCGTCCGCAAATACTACGCCGACCCCGAAAAAGGCAACGAAGAACTCGCCCTTTTCGCCACCACCGGTTTCACGGAAGACCACGAAGGCATTTCGATTTACCAGCTTACGGATAGCACGGGGTACATTCTGGTATCGGACCAGGGAGCCAACAGTTTTCACATTTTCCCCCGCGAAGGCACCGACGGCCAACCCCACACACATCCGCTGCTGCGAAAAGTAACCGTGAGTGCCAACCATAGCGACGGCTCCGACGTCGTATCGGTTCCGCTCAATGCCCAATTCAAAAACGGATTGTTCGTGGCCATGAGCGACGATAAGACATTCCACCTCTACCGCTGGGAAGACATTATGGTTGTTAAATAA
- a CDS encoding tetratricopeptide repeat protein, with amino-acid sequence MLAANLDMLGELYYRSRRPQLARKQYDEALGIYQSLKMESGKAEIYGRIGHLYEKREMYDSAFYFQRKALQSYELDRHTDGAAKIYENIGSIYEDLEEYDSAYFYFNKAYVLNAQTNNARAQVEVVNNLGDVLRKTGRFREGLAHSIQSLNLARTHGERYQISSAYYDISKAYNLLNRNDSAFHYLALSRSLLNDIYSEESNKQLALLQTLYEIEKKDSEIAQLTQARRIDTLISIATGVVIILVIVVAALIISRQRLKIRNEQKLRAQHKQVYEAQNQLMEVELKNKKLEEEHLKQQLETKTQELSSYTLHVIRKNQLLEDLRTKLEEMIKDDKRDQRKQIRALSEQIGEGLQDNQHWEEFRGIFEQVHQSFFDRLQQQTGPLTANDLRLIALIKMNLTSADIATLLGISQDSLRVIRHRLRKKLNLTAGDNLSAYIQSI; translated from the coding sequence ATGCTCGCCGCCAACCTGGATATGCTCGGCGAGCTCTACTACCGCTCGCGCCGGCCGCAGCTTGCCCGAAAACAGTACGACGAGGCCCTGGGCATTTACCAGAGCCTTAAAATGGAATCCGGCAAGGCGGAAATTTACGGGCGCATCGGCCACCTTTACGAAAAGCGCGAGATGTACGACAGCGCATTCTATTTTCAGAGAAAAGCCCTGCAATCCTACGAGCTCGATCGCCACACCGATGGCGCCGCGAAGATTTACGAAAACATTGGCAGCATTTACGAAGACCTCGAAGAATACGACTCGGCCTATTTCTATTTCAACAAAGCCTACGTGCTGAATGCGCAAACGAACAATGCACGCGCCCAGGTGGAAGTGGTGAATAACCTCGGCGATGTATTGCGGAAAACCGGCCGCTTCCGCGAAGGGCTGGCGCATAGCATCCAAAGTCTGAACCTCGCCCGGACGCATGGCGAACGCTACCAGATTTCGAGCGCCTATTATGATATTTCCAAAGCCTACAACCTCCTGAACCGCAACGACAGCGCATTCCACTATCTGGCGCTGAGCCGCAGCCTGCTCAACGATATTTATTCCGAAGAAAGCAACAAGCAACTTGCATTGCTCCAAACGCTCTACGAAATCGAAAAAAAGGATAGTGAAATAGCCCAGCTCACCCAGGCCCGGCGCATTGACACGCTGATTTCTATTGCAACAGGTGTTGTAATCATATTGGTTATCGTAGTCGCCGCATTGATTATTAGCCGGCAGCGGCTCAAAATCCGAAATGAACAAAAGCTCCGCGCGCAGCACAAGCAGGTGTACGAAGCGCAAAACCAGTTGATGGAGGTTGAATTGAAAAACAAAAAGCTCGAAGAAGAGCACCTCAAACAGCAGCTCGAAACCAAAACCCAGGAATTGAGCAGCTACACCCTGCATGTGATCCGCAAAAATCAATTGCTCGAAGACCTCCGCACGAAGCTCGAGGAGATGATCAAAGACGATAAGCGCGACCAGCGGAAGCAAATCAGGGCGCTGTCCGAACAGATCGGCGAAGGCTTGCAGGACAACCAGCATTGGGAAGAATTCCGGGGCATATTCGAGCAGGTACACCAGTCGTTTTTCGACCGGCTGCAACAGCAAACCGGCCCGCTCACCGCGAACGACCTCCGGCTGATCGCATTGATTAAAATGAACCTGACCTCCGCCGACATTGCCACGCTACTCGGCATATCGCAGGACAGCCTGCGCGTGATCCGCCACCGCCTGCGCAAGAAACTGAACCTCACCGCCGGGGACAATCTTTCCGCCTACATCCAGTCCATCTGA
- a CDS encoding peptidylprolyl isomerase, protein MALINKIREKSGVAVTVIAISLILFMVGGDLLGPNSLLGGNDNQIVGEIAGKEINIKDFQSRVDGFRQNYEAQSGRSLNEGELASLRDQAWNQFVVDIAYKKQYDKLGLEVTDEELYDMVQGNHISPSILQAFSDPTTGRFDKNAVVNYLKNLKTLPLEQQKSWENFEKSLREERTRAKYENMLRLSTYTPKAQAEKEYVAQNTKANLRYLYVPYFSVVDTTIKVTDAQLEEYLSAHKKEYKGTDTRSIEYVTFPVQPAKDDSAALYNEIKELARGLATAQSDSAFAAMNTDIPTPINQSYATMSDQLKEAVKTFVPGGVYGPYREGNTYYIYKYGGTRSDSVSSAKASHILIRAENQSDSAKTAARVKAEGILAQIKAGANFEALAATSSADPGSAQRGGDLGYFQNNGAMVKPFEEAVFSASAPGLIPRLVESQFGFHIIKVTAPKSNTLYRIATIGKTIAPSQATRDEAYRRADEFANTVKSREQFEEAVKKNKALVLANANRIPESATNINAIQNAREIVRWAFKEDTKPSTVSPVFETEEQYVVAVLTGKSDAKDVKVDDFRDELTTKVRNQIKAEQISAKLKGATGSLEDIAKKYGAGALVESASDISLATGFLTSAGFDPIALGKAFGLKAGQKSGVFTGENGVFIMELVNKTDAPKIADFTQYKTQVTQSLESRMSYLVNEAIRENAKIEDRRAKFF, encoded by the coding sequence ATGGCTTTAATTAACAAAATCAGAGAAAAATCCGGGGTAGCCGTCACGGTTATCGCTATCAGTTTAATTCTTTTTATGGTTGGAGGCGATTTGCTGGGCCCTAATTCCCTTCTGGGCGGCAATGACAACCAGATTGTGGGAGAGATTGCCGGGAAAGAAATTAATATCAAAGATTTTCAAAGCCGGGTGGACGGTTTCCGTCAAAACTACGAGGCGCAGTCGGGCCGCAGCCTGAACGAAGGCGAGCTGGCTTCTTTGAGAGACCAGGCCTGGAACCAGTTCGTGGTGGACATTGCCTACAAAAAGCAATACGACAAACTGGGCCTTGAAGTAACCGACGAGGAACTGTACGACATGGTACAGGGTAACCACATCAGCCCTTCGATTCTGCAAGCATTTTCAGACCCTACCACTGGCCGCTTCGACAAGAATGCGGTGGTTAACTACCTGAAAAACCTGAAAACCCTTCCATTGGAACAGCAAAAATCCTGGGAGAACTTCGAAAAAAGCCTTCGGGAAGAGCGTACCCGTGCGAAATATGAAAACATGCTTCGCCTCTCGACCTACACGCCAAAAGCACAGGCTGAAAAAGAATACGTAGCGCAAAACACCAAAGCCAACCTGCGTTACCTCTACGTACCTTATTTCTCGGTTGTAGATACTACCATTAAAGTAACCGACGCGCAGCTCGAAGAATACCTGAGCGCGCATAAAAAAGAATACAAAGGAACCGACACCCGCTCGATCGAATACGTGACGTTCCCTGTTCAGCCTGCGAAAGACGACAGCGCGGCGCTGTATAACGAGATCAAAGAACTCGCACGCGGCCTTGCTACCGCTCAGAGCGACTCTGCATTTGCGGCCATGAACACCGACATCCCGACGCCGATCAACCAGTCGTACGCTACCATGAGCGACCAGTTGAAAGAAGCCGTGAAGACATTCGTTCCGGGCGGTGTTTACGGACCATACCGTGAAGGCAATACCTATTATATCTACAAATACGGCGGCACACGCAGCGATAGCGTTTCTTCTGCCAAAGCAAGCCACATCCTGATCCGCGCTGAAAACCAGTCGGACTCGGCGAAAACGGCGGCTCGCGTCAAAGCGGAAGGCATCCTGGCGCAAATCAAAGCAGGTGCTAACTTCGAAGCATTGGCTGCTACTTCCAGCGCGGACCCCGGTTCGGCACAGCGTGGCGGTGACCTGGGTTACTTCCAGAACAACGGCGCGATGGTGAAGCCATTCGAAGAAGCAGTTTTCTCCGCTTCTGCTCCCGGCCTGATCCCGCGTTTGGTAGAAAGCCAGTTTGGTTTCCACATTATTAAAGTAACCGCTCCGAAATCGAACACCCTGTACCGCATCGCTACCATCGGTAAAACGATCGCTCCAAGCCAGGCAACCCGTGACGAAGCTTACAGAAGAGCCGATGAATTTGCCAACACCGTGAAAAGCCGTGAGCAATTCGAAGAGGCTGTAAAGAAAAACAAAGCGCTGGTACTGGCTAATGCGAACCGCATTCCGGAATCGGCCACGAATATCAACGCCATCCAGAATGCACGTGAAATCGTGAGATGGGCCTTCAAGGAAGATACCAAGCCTTCAACCGTTTCTCCCGTGTTCGAAACCGAAGAACAATATGTAGTGGCGGTGCTGACAGGCAAATCGGACGCGAAAGATGTAAAAGTGGATGACTTCCGCGACGAGCTCACGACCAAAGTGCGCAACCAGATCAAGGCCGAGCAGATCTCTGCCAAACTCAAAGGCGCTACCGGCTCACTCGAAGACATCGCGAAAAAATACGGTGCAGGTGCATTGGTGGAATCGGCCAGCGACATTTCACTCGCAACAGGCTTCCTGACCAGCGCAGGTTTCGATCCTATCGCACTCGGAAAAGCATTCGGCTTGAAAGCAGGCCAGAAATCAGGTGTGTTCACCGGCGAAAACGGCGTGTTCATCATGGAACTGGTGAACAAGACCGACGCTCCGAAAATCGCCGACTTCACGCAGTATAAAACGCAGGTAACGCAATCGCTGGAAAGCCGCATGTCGTACCTGGTGAACGAAGCCATCCGCGAAAACGCCAAAATCGAAGACCGCCGCGCGAAATTCTTCTGA